In Drosophila bipectinata strain 14024-0381.07 chromosome 2R, DbipHiC1v2, whole genome shotgun sequence, one genomic interval encodes:
- the mim gene encoding PHD finger protein rhinoceros isoform X11, producing MDLSLERDSSALGSLFQQIINDMKNTSPLWEDFVAKAGKLHTCLRAAIQAIAAYLDAFQKIADAATNSRGASKEIGTALTRVCLRHKAVETRLKTFTTAIMDCLVQPLQERIEDWKRTVATIDKDHAKEYKRCRSELKKRSSDTLRLQKKARKGQTDGLQSLMDSHMQDVTLRRAELEEVEKKSLRAAMVEERLRYCSFVHMLQPVVHEECEVMSELGHLQEAMQSIALVTKDPSVLPQASEELIHDAKASINLYPESPGGGSGSQGGGCSNSLGSRKSSVCSISSINSSGSSNSPGHHHYPRSLSQFVTPAIRLKPGESSDSGFCSSPALTTQTSNATNQTANVSTWPPHTQDAVDSLPPTADRPHTISTAYEKGHQRPPLTVYTFQNPETIPESTTGLNNGQPPANGQPSSGQTTPATQKSPAASLSRPPLPVRCSSLERPLSAQSNHRQGSGSNLLQRQCPSPIPAHITKGTPSGSSIGTGAGLGFVYQVSSPTPPSSEVLKITEQGTGSGQASVNTDGEEETDERSRASVLQKASMFEKAAAAAAVSPPAPAPVAAPTASVVGPAGGRRSEAEQQEMDKSFEDSIQALNNLIGELDSFQREIDEGKGKQMMMMTSNNNMSTMTTTSSSSSSTDNNNTPAGNTSTIEPCAISNQTHSSGCGTDISDTTSDELGGDESAEARRRDRDRDRDRDLLGASDSELSRCYVSETSSLTGGMTAGGYENPTFAHFVAASAGREEAGPGDSVSLASDSLCLGQTRHAYVDTCSDNGSGVVVIYDHQIPITPDIEFVKQNSEIVLLRTKDPQPQALQLHEMRELQQLPTNLAGTPDSSPDGQAPPQPSTATVAPAKQRLSSFRATSEQQLQLLGRGSPQRGKTATTEQAQDQHPPPPPPQQQPVDPVKRQLPPKPTSLSLFSGPAPSLAPGDKPLVPRKSDFKADLDAKIRRQKQKVQQQLQQQSPPQQQAPSSATQPQQQQHSPPPPPPQLQSPPNRNCNVTNKPAANVTASASASGSKLNQIHRNPSQNQTAASSNHPNKQYKTPPAACPAYSSSSTSLPSLPLSVSTTSSSANSPPSMLPASARPVHTPPHVHSNANANATANAPANPQSPASAHANVKPCITPRPASLSGGAGGGGGSTRIARRSSINQAKPPPPVRRSSSVTPSPNASVGLKQPQQPEHLHLHHHHQQLSSSSEHLPPPPAFLLDSMPQSPPPAAMPSSALKVSETVRALAALRHQPASPVALRRMQQQQQHQQQQQQQQQQPFLQPMHPSPSNDDLSYEVYYDSYLDLHAYAPSQQQQYHQQQQQHQQHLMYLQQQQQAPQPPVYQAPPPVDATFRTSSPAAGGGGGIYAQPKLVNSMSSFRTSSPSPNGHAHPLPPTQPKANPNLIAQLNARLNSKQQHQPQHQQHEGIYGNQHQQQQQQPGGDSIYMRGGLSMSQTPQQQHFDGKSEQQMQHQQHRIYASYGTSSSQVATSVSASVSVSVTGNSSGSNAQPSILTPTSSSSFNALPHFPLSSSTSSLLSKVSSFSNASSSPPTAGGSANNSHYQPPQPPTASSGGTDYGSYSSSFTKNSAAAQMSNMRQVHPHQHQPQQQHYTCPPPLEDPPPPPIYSAGSSATMPKKMARPHAGHAPHASAYAAASATATLPKNIMQQQQQQRLLQQQQAQQQQHQQQQYQQPTGMGNGNGHGHVSHRPQLPLPQQKMRAAQQQQQHLAEQQQQHQPPIPSRHSSVQQKIFVSTNPFIQTTAVKFHSPSASPICGSPGSGSGSMASIYATTARGSHQQHQQQQQQQQHYYRDAAGGNSNGGAGYYNHNAHGHAHAHSNAHAHAHANAHAHAQAHHANYATSTNIEKTGSIRAKTKAEFLENLNAKLAKQGMSGRAFAVRNLINSKALMYQNPQSLSRPSAQYRRPPTYPNTSNTINTINTCDDDQC from the exons AACACCTCACCATTGTGGGAGGATTTTGTGGCCAAGGCGGGTAAACTCCATACATGCCTGAG GGCCGCCATCCAGGCAATCGCCGCCTATTTGGATGCCTTCCAAAAGATAGCAGATGCGGCGACCAATTCAAGAG GCGCTTCAAAGGAGATCGGCACCGCCCTGACCCGAGTCTGCCTGCGCCACAAGGCGGTGGAGACGCGCCTAAAGACCTTCACCACGGCCATCATGGATTGCCTGGTGCAGCCGCTGCAGGAGAGGATCGAGGACTGGAAGCGGACAGTGGCCACCATCGACAAGGACCATGCCAAAGAGTACAAGCGGTGCCGGAGCGAGCTGAAGAAGCGCTCCAGCGACACGCTGCGCCTCCAGAAGAAGGCCAGGAAGGGCCAGACGGACGGCCTCCAGTCCCTGATGGACTCGCACATGCAGGACGTTACACTCCGGCGGGCCGAGCTGGAGGAGGTGGAGAAGAAGTCCCTGAGGGCGGCCATGGTGGAGGAGAGGCTGCGATATTGCAGCTTCGTTCACATGCTCCAGCCGGTGGTGCACGAGGAGTGCGAGGTCATGTCCGAACTGGGTCACCTCCAG GAGGCGATGCAGTCAATAGCTCTGGTCACCAAGGACCCCAGTGTCCTGCCCCAGGCCTCCGAGGAGCTCATCCACGATGCCAAGGCCAGCATTAACCTGTACCCCGAGTCCCCGGGTGGCGGTTCGGGCTCCCAGGGCGGTGGCTGCTCCAATTCGCTGGGTTCCCGTAAGAGCTCCGTCTGCTccatcagcagcatcaacaGTAGCGGGTCCAGCAATTCGCCGGGCCACCACCACTATCCGCGTTCCCTGTCGCAG tttgtaaCGCCCGCCATTCGCTTGAAACCTGGTGAATCCAGTGATAGTGGCTTTTGCTCATCGCCAGCGCTAACAACACag ACATCGAATGCCACCAACCAGACGGCGAACGTGTCCACCTGGCCGCCGCACACCCAGGACGCTGTGGACAGCCTGCCGCCCACCGCCGACCGGCCGCACACCATTTCGACGGCCTACGAGAAGGGTCACCAGCGCCCGCCGCTGACCGTCTATACGTTCCAGAACCCGGAGACCATACCCGAGTCCACCACTGGCCTCAACAATGGACAGCCGCCAGCCAATGGACAGCCATCCTCGGGCCAGACCACTCCGGCTACCCAGAAGTCTCCGGCTGCCTCCCTCAGCCGGCCACCGCTGCCAGTT CGCTGCTCGTCGTTGGAGCGCCCGCTATCGGCCCAGAGCAACCATCGCCAGGGAAGCGGAAGCAACCTGCTGCAACGGCAGTGCCCCTCACCGATTCCAGCTCATATCACGAAAG GTACACCCAGTGGCAGCAGCATCGGCACGGGAGCCGGCCTGGGATTCGTCTATCAGGTCAGCTCCCCCACTCCGCCCTCCAGCGAGGTGCTGAAGATCACCGAGCAGGGTACCGGGTCTGGCCAGGCCTCTGTAAACACCGATGGGGAGGAGGAGACTGACGAGCGATCGCGGGCCTCCGTCCTGCAGAAGGCATCGATGTTTGAGAAGGCGGCAGCTGCGGCTGCCGTGTCGCCACCAGCTCCGGCACCAGTCGCCGCACCAACAGCATCAGTTGTTGGCCCGGCCGGAGGACGTCGCTCCGAGGCGGAGCAGCAGGAAATGG ACAAGTCTTTCGAAGATTCAATCCAAGcactaaataatttaattggcgAACTAGACTCGTTCCAACGCGAGATCGATGAGGGCAAGGGCAAgcagatgatgatgatgaccagcaacaacaatatgtCCACCATGACGACGACGAGCAgttccagcagcagcaccgacaacaacaacaccccCGCCGGCAACACCAGCACCATCGAGCCGTGTGCCATCAGCAATCAGACGCACTCGAGCGGCTGCGGCACGGACATCTCGGACACCACCTCCGACGAGCTGGGCGGCGACGAGAGTGCGGAGGCGCGGCGACGGGACAGGGATCGTGACCGGGACCGGGACCTGCTGGGAGCCAGCGATTCGGAGCTGAGTCGTTGCTATGTGAGCGAGACGAGTTCGCTGACCGGCGGGATGACGGCCGGCGGCTACGAGAATCCCACGTTTGCGCACTTTGTGGCGGCCAGTGCCGGTCGAGAGGAGGCAGGTCCGGGCGACAGTGTCTCCCTGGCGTCGGACAGCCTGTGCCTGGGGCAGACGCGCCACGCCTACGTGGACACCTGCAGCGACAACGGCAGTGGTGTGGTGGTCATCTACGACCACCAGATTCCCATTACGCCGGACATCGAGTTTGTGAAGCAGAACTCGGAGATAGTGCTGCTGCGCACCAAGGATCCCCAGCCGCAGGCGCTGCAGCTGCACGAGATGCGCGAGTTGCAGCAGCTGCCGACGAACCTGGCTGGGACGCCGGACTCCTCGCCGGACGGTCAGGCGCCGCCGCAGCCGTCCACAGCAACCGTGGCGCCCGCCAAGCAGCGACTCTCCTCCTTCCGCGCCACCAGcgagcagcagctgcagctcctTGGACGCGGCAGCCCCCAAAGAGGTAAAACAGCCACCACTGAGCAGGCACAGGACCAgcacccaccaccaccaccaccccagCAGCAGCCAGTAGATCCTGTCAAGCGCCAGCTGCCGCCCAAGCCGACCAGCCTGAGCCTTTTCAGTGGCCCAGCGCCCAGCCTGGCGCCTGGCGACAAGCCCCTGGTGCCTCGAAAGTCAGACTTTAAGGCCGACCTTGATGCCAAGATCCGCAGACAGAAGCAGAAAGTCCAACAGCAATTGCAGCAGCAATCGCCGCCTCAGCAGCAAGCTCCTTCCTCCGCCACACaaccgcaacaacaacaacactcaccaccgccaccaccaccacaactaCAGTCGCCCCCAAACCGAAACTGTAATGTCACTAATAAGCCAGCCGCCAATGTTACTGCATCCGCATCTGCATCTGGGTCGAAACTGAACCAAATTCATAGAAATCCAAGCCAAAATCAGACAGCTGCATCATCCAATCATCCAAATAAGCAATATAAGACGCCCCCCGCCGCCTGCCCGGCATACTCATCTTCATCGACATCGCTACCATCATTGCCATTATCAGTCAGCACCACCTCATCATCAGCCAACTCTCCGCCATCGATGTTGCCCGCCAGTGCCCGACCAGTCCATACGCCACCACATGTACACTCCAATGCCAATGCCAATGCCACTGCCAATGCCCCAGCCAATCCTCAAAGCCCGGCTAGTGCCCATGCCAATGTCAAGCCGTGCATTACGCCCAGGCCGGCTTCGTTGTCGG gaggagcaggaggtgGCGGTGGATCCACGCGCATCGCCCGCCGTTCGTCCATCAACCAGGCCAAGCCACCGCCGCCAGTCAGACGCAGCTCATCGGTGACCCCCAGTCCCAATGCCTCGGTTGGG CTGAAGCAACCGCAGCAGCCAGAGCACCTGCAcctgcaccaccaccatcagcAGCTAAGCAGCTCCAGCGAGCACTTGCCACCGCCGCCAGCTTTCCTGCTGGACTCCATGCCGCAAAGCCCGCCACCAGCTGCCATGCCCAGCTCGGCGCTGAAGGTTTCAGAGACGGTGCGAGCCCTGGCGGCCCTGCGCCATCAGCCGGCCTCTCCGGTGGCTTTGAGACgcatgcagcagcagcagcaacatcagcaacaacagcagcagcagcaacaacagcctTTCTTACAG CCCATGCACCCATCCCCCTCGAACGACGATCTAAGCTACGAAGTCTACTACGACTCCTACCTGGATCTGCACGCCTATGCTCCCtcccagcaacagcagtatcaccagcagcagcagcagcatcagcaacacCTCATGTatctgcaacagcaacagcaggcaCCACAGCCGCCTGTGTACCAAGCTCCGCCGCCCGTCGATGCC ACGTTCCGCACCTCATCACCTGCCGCTGGCGGAGGAGGTGGCATTTACGCCCAGCCCAAGCTGGTCAACAGCATGTCCAGCTTCCGCACCAGTAGTCCCAGTCCCAACGGACACGCTCACCCACTGCCACCGACCCAGCCGAAGGCGAACCCGAATCTGATAGCACAGCTCAATGCACGACTCAACAGCAAGCAACAGCACCAGccccagcaccagcaacaCGAGGGAATCTACGGCAaccagcatcagcagcagcaacagcaacctgGAGGCGATTCGATTTATATGCGAGGAGGTTTGTCCATGTCGCAAACGCCTCAGCAGCAACACTTTGACGGTAAATCTGAGCAGCAAATGCAACATCAACAGCATAGAATTTACGCTAGTTATGGCACCTCATCGTCACAAGTCGCCACATCAGTCTCAGCCTCAGTATCAGTATCAGTCACTGGCAACTCATCGGGCAGCAATGCCCAGCCGTCCATTCTAACACcgacctcctcctcctcgttcAACGCCCTGCCCCACTTTCCCCTGTCCTCATCCACATCATCGTTGCTATCCAAAGTCAGTTCATTCTCAAACGCCTCATCCTCGCCGCCAACGGCCGGCGGGTCGGCCAACAATTCGCATTACCAGCCACCCCAGCCGCCCACAGCGTCATCGGGTGGCACAGATTACGGCTCGTACTCAAGTTCGTTTACCAAAAATTCAGCAGCTGCCCAAATGTCGAACATGCGACAAGTCCATCCCCACCAGCAtcagccacagcagcagcactacACATGCCCGCCTCCGTTGGAGGATCCTCCGCCGCCGCCCATTTACTCCGCCGGCTCTTCGGCCACGATGCCCAAGAAGATGGCCCGCCCCCATGCCGGCCATGCGCCGCATGCGAGCGCCTATGCAGCTGCCTCGGCCACGGCCACGCTGCCCAAGAACAtaatgcaacagcagcaacagcaacgtctgctgcagcaacaacaggcgcagcagcagcagcatcagcagcagcaataccAACAGCCAACAGGCATGGGCAATGGGAATGGTCACGGGCATGTAAGTCACCGTCCGCAGTTGCCGCTGCCCCAGCAGAAGATGCGGGctgcccagcagcagcagcaacacttggcggagcagcaacagcagcaccagccGCCCATTCCGTCGCGCCATTCAAGTGTCCAGCAAAAGATATTCGTTTCGACGAATCCATTTATACAAACAACGGCAGTCAAGTTTCACTCGCCATCCGCCTCGCCAATTTGCGGCTCACCGGGATCTGGATCTGGGTCCATGGCCAGCATTTATGCCACAACAGCACGAGGCAGTcaccagcaacatcagcagcagcagcagcaacaacagcattACTATCGCGATGCTGCTGGGGGCAATAGCAATGGCGGTGCTGGATACTACAACCACAATGCCCATGGGCATGCCCACGCCCACTCGAAcgcccatgcccatgcccatgccaatgcccatgcccatgcccagGCACATCATGCAA ACTATGCCACAAGCACAAATATCGAAAAGACTGGCAGCATTCGGGCCAAGACCAAGGCCGAATTCCTCGAGAATCTCAACGCGAAACTGGCCAAGCAGGGAATGTCTGGACGAGCATTCGCCGTGCGCAATCTCATCAACAGCAAGGCCCTG ATGTACCAAAATCCGCAATCTTTATCGCGACCCAGTGCGCAGTATCGTAGACCACCCACCTATCCCAACACCAGCAATACCATCAACACCATCAACACCTGCGATGACGACCAGTGCTAA
- the mim gene encoding putative uncharacterized protein DDB_G0291608 isoform X20, producing the protein MDLSLERDSSALGSLFQQIINDMKNTSPLWEDFVAKAGKLHTCLRAAIQAIAAYLDAFQKIADAATNSRGASKEIGTALTRVCLRHKAVETRLKTFTTAIMDCLVQPLQERIEDWKRTVATIDKDHAKEYKRCRSELKKRSSDTLRLQKKARKGQTDGLQSLMDSHMQDVTLRRAELEEVEKKSLRAAMVEERLRYCSFVHMLQPVVHEECEVMSELGHLQEAMQSIALVTKDPSVLPQASEELIHDAKASINLYPESPGGGSGSQGGGCSNSLGSRKSSVCSISSINSSGSSNSPGHHHYPRSLSQFVTPAIRLKPGESSDSGFCSSPALTTQTSNATNQTANVSTWPPHTQDAVDSLPPTADRPHTISTAYEKGHQRPPLTVYTFQNPETIPESTTGLNNGQPPANGQPSSGQTTPATQKSPAASLSRPPLPVRCSSLERPLSAQSNHRQGSGSNLLQRQCPSPIPAHITKGGAGGGGGSTRIARRSSINQAKPPPPVRRSSSVTPSPNASVGLKQPQQPEHLHLHHHHQQLSSSSEHLPPPPAFLLDSMPQSPPPAAMPSSALKVSETVRALAALRHQPASPVALRRMQQQQQHQQQQQQQQQQPFLQPMHPSPSNDDLSYEVYYDSYLDLHAYAPSQQQQYHQQQQQHQQHLMYLQQQQQAPQPPVYQAPPPVDATFRTSSPAAGGGGGIYAQPKLVNSMSSFRTSSPSPNGHAHPLPPTQPKANPNLIAQLNARLNSKQQHQPQHQQHEGIYGNQHQQQQQQPGGDSIYMRGGLSMSQTPQQQHFDGKSEQQMQHQQHRIYASYGTSSSQVATSVSASVSVSVTGNSSGSNAQPSILTPTSSSSFNALPHFPLSSSTSSLLSKVSSFSNASSSPPTAGGSANNSHYQPPQPPTASSGGTDYGSYSSSFTKNSAAAQMSNMRQVHPHQHQPQQQHYTCPPPLEDPPPPPIYSAGSSATMPKKMARPHAGHAPHASAYAAASATATLPKNIMQQQQQQRLLQQQQAQQQQHQQQQYQQPTGMGNGNGHGHVSHRPQLPLPQQKMRAAQQQQQHLAEQQQQHQPPIPSRHSSVQQKIFVSTNPFIQTTAVKFHSPSASPICGSPGSGSGSMASIYATTARGSHQQHQQQQQQQQHYYRDAAGGNSNGGAGYYNHNAHGHAHAHSNAHAHAHANAHAHAQAHHANYATSTNIEKTGSIRAKTKAEFLENLNAKLAKQGMSGRAFAVRNLINSKALMYQNPQSLSRPSAQYRRPPTYPNTSNTINTINTCDDDQC; encoded by the exons AACACCTCACCATTGTGGGAGGATTTTGTGGCCAAGGCGGGTAAACTCCATACATGCCTGAG GGCCGCCATCCAGGCAATCGCCGCCTATTTGGATGCCTTCCAAAAGATAGCAGATGCGGCGACCAATTCAAGAG GCGCTTCAAAGGAGATCGGCACCGCCCTGACCCGAGTCTGCCTGCGCCACAAGGCGGTGGAGACGCGCCTAAAGACCTTCACCACGGCCATCATGGATTGCCTGGTGCAGCCGCTGCAGGAGAGGATCGAGGACTGGAAGCGGACAGTGGCCACCATCGACAAGGACCATGCCAAAGAGTACAAGCGGTGCCGGAGCGAGCTGAAGAAGCGCTCCAGCGACACGCTGCGCCTCCAGAAGAAGGCCAGGAAGGGCCAGACGGACGGCCTCCAGTCCCTGATGGACTCGCACATGCAGGACGTTACACTCCGGCGGGCCGAGCTGGAGGAGGTGGAGAAGAAGTCCCTGAGGGCGGCCATGGTGGAGGAGAGGCTGCGATATTGCAGCTTCGTTCACATGCTCCAGCCGGTGGTGCACGAGGAGTGCGAGGTCATGTCCGAACTGGGTCACCTCCAG GAGGCGATGCAGTCAATAGCTCTGGTCACCAAGGACCCCAGTGTCCTGCCCCAGGCCTCCGAGGAGCTCATCCACGATGCCAAGGCCAGCATTAACCTGTACCCCGAGTCCCCGGGTGGCGGTTCGGGCTCCCAGGGCGGTGGCTGCTCCAATTCGCTGGGTTCCCGTAAGAGCTCCGTCTGCTccatcagcagcatcaacaGTAGCGGGTCCAGCAATTCGCCGGGCCACCACCACTATCCGCGTTCCCTGTCGCAG tttgtaaCGCCCGCCATTCGCTTGAAACCTGGTGAATCCAGTGATAGTGGCTTTTGCTCATCGCCAGCGCTAACAACACag ACATCGAATGCCACCAACCAGACGGCGAACGTGTCCACCTGGCCGCCGCACACCCAGGACGCTGTGGACAGCCTGCCGCCCACCGCCGACCGGCCGCACACCATTTCGACGGCCTACGAGAAGGGTCACCAGCGCCCGCCGCTGACCGTCTATACGTTCCAGAACCCGGAGACCATACCCGAGTCCACCACTGGCCTCAACAATGGACAGCCGCCAGCCAATGGACAGCCATCCTCGGGCCAGACCACTCCGGCTACCCAGAAGTCTCCGGCTGCCTCCCTCAGCCGGCCACCGCTGCCAGTT CGCTGCTCGTCGTTGGAGCGCCCGCTATCGGCCCAGAGCAACCATCGCCAGGGAAGCGGAAGCAACCTGCTGCAACGGCAGTGCCCCTCACCGATTCCAGCTCATATCACGAAAG gaggagcaggaggtgGCGGTGGATCCACGCGCATCGCCCGCCGTTCGTCCATCAACCAGGCCAAGCCACCGCCGCCAGTCAGACGCAGCTCATCGGTGACCCCCAGTCCCAATGCCTCGGTTGGG CTGAAGCAACCGCAGCAGCCAGAGCACCTGCAcctgcaccaccaccatcagcAGCTAAGCAGCTCCAGCGAGCACTTGCCACCGCCGCCAGCTTTCCTGCTGGACTCCATGCCGCAAAGCCCGCCACCAGCTGCCATGCCCAGCTCGGCGCTGAAGGTTTCAGAGACGGTGCGAGCCCTGGCGGCCCTGCGCCATCAGCCGGCCTCTCCGGTGGCTTTGAGACgcatgcagcagcagcagcaacatcagcaacaacagcagcagcagcaacaacagcctTTCTTACAG CCCATGCACCCATCCCCCTCGAACGACGATCTAAGCTACGAAGTCTACTACGACTCCTACCTGGATCTGCACGCCTATGCTCCCtcccagcaacagcagtatcaccagcagcagcagcagcatcagcaacacCTCATGTatctgcaacagcaacagcaggcaCCACAGCCGCCTGTGTACCAAGCTCCGCCGCCCGTCGATGCC ACGTTCCGCACCTCATCACCTGCCGCTGGCGGAGGAGGTGGCATTTACGCCCAGCCCAAGCTGGTCAACAGCATGTCCAGCTTCCGCACCAGTAGTCCCAGTCCCAACGGACACGCTCACCCACTGCCACCGACCCAGCCGAAGGCGAACCCGAATCTGATAGCACAGCTCAATGCACGACTCAACAGCAAGCAACAGCACCAGccccagcaccagcaacaCGAGGGAATCTACGGCAaccagcatcagcagcagcaacagcaacctgGAGGCGATTCGATTTATATGCGAGGAGGTTTGTCCATGTCGCAAACGCCTCAGCAGCAACACTTTGACGGTAAATCTGAGCAGCAAATGCAACATCAACAGCATAGAATTTACGCTAGTTATGGCACCTCATCGTCACAAGTCGCCACATCAGTCTCAGCCTCAGTATCAGTATCAGTCACTGGCAACTCATCGGGCAGCAATGCCCAGCCGTCCATTCTAACACcgacctcctcctcctcgttcAACGCCCTGCCCCACTTTCCCCTGTCCTCATCCACATCATCGTTGCTATCCAAAGTCAGTTCATTCTCAAACGCCTCATCCTCGCCGCCAACGGCCGGCGGGTCGGCCAACAATTCGCATTACCAGCCACCCCAGCCGCCCACAGCGTCATCGGGTGGCACAGATTACGGCTCGTACTCAAGTTCGTTTACCAAAAATTCAGCAGCTGCCCAAATGTCGAACATGCGACAAGTCCATCCCCACCAGCAtcagccacagcagcagcactacACATGCCCGCCTCCGTTGGAGGATCCTCCGCCGCCGCCCATTTACTCCGCCGGCTCTTCGGCCACGATGCCCAAGAAGATGGCCCGCCCCCATGCCGGCCATGCGCCGCATGCGAGCGCCTATGCAGCTGCCTCGGCCACGGCCACGCTGCCCAAGAACAtaatgcaacagcagcaacagcaacgtctgctgcagcaacaacaggcgcagcagcagcagcatcagcagcagcaataccAACAGCCAACAGGCATGGGCAATGGGAATGGTCACGGGCATGTAAGTCACCGTCCGCAGTTGCCGCTGCCCCAGCAGAAGATGCGGGctgcccagcagcagcagcaacacttggcggagcagcaacagcagcaccagccGCCCATTCCGTCGCGCCATTCAAGTGTCCAGCAAAAGATATTCGTTTCGACGAATCCATTTATACAAACAACGGCAGTCAAGTTTCACTCGCCATCCGCCTCGCCAATTTGCGGCTCACCGGGATCTGGATCTGGGTCCATGGCCAGCATTTATGCCACAACAGCACGAGGCAGTcaccagcaacatcagcagcagcagcagcaacaacagcattACTATCGCGATGCTGCTGGGGGCAATAGCAATGGCGGTGCTGGATACTACAACCACAATGCCCATGGGCATGCCCACGCCCACTCGAAcgcccatgcccatgcccatgccaatgcccatgcccatgcccagGCACATCATGCAA ACTATGCCACAAGCACAAATATCGAAAAGACTGGCAGCATTCGGGCCAAGACCAAGGCCGAATTCCTCGAGAATCTCAACGCGAAACTGGCCAAGCAGGGAATGTCTGGACGAGCATTCGCCGTGCGCAATCTCATCAACAGCAAGGCCCTG ATGTACCAAAATCCGCAATCTTTATCGCGACCCAGTGCGCAGTATCGTAGACCACCCACCTATCCCAACACCAGCAATACCATCAACACCATCAACACCTGCGATGACGACCAGTGCTAA